A stretch of DNA from Deferribacterota bacterium:
AGTGAGGTAAGGCCAGAAAATGGGAATAATACTAATAATATTTACAGTAACAATAAATATTATCTTGATGCTATTGCAGAAAAAATTTTAGATATTATGCCTTACCTCACTTTTATAGGTGAATTTAAAGGATCTAAGCCAAAGTTCTTGAAGATTAAATGTTGTCTTAATAAGGGGCAATGTATTAAATAGCGTGGTGATAGATGCAATAGATATACAATCTATTATTTTTTCTTTTGTTATTTCGTCTTTTGCATAAATAAGCTGCATTGGTTGTACAAGTCTTGCCCAGAGATAGGGCTGAAACGCATTAATTGATGACATCTTTTTAAATTGCTTGAGGGTAAAAACACCATATTTTGCTCTAAGTTTTTGATTATTAATCGGGATTTCAATATAATATACATTTGGTGGCAGTAAATGGCCAATAAATTTTTCTAATAGTGGTATTTTGCCATAATTTGATACTATAACATAGAAATCTGCTACATTATCTTTAAAGTTACCTGTCCTTAAGCATGACCCATAAAACAGGATAGCTAAAACGTCACAATTTATATGTTCTAATATTGCATCTTTTATAATCTCTGCTTCTGGTGGGGTGTCTTTAATGATATTTTGTTCAATAATATTATATAAAATATTCAATTTAACACCACAAAACTTATTAATGGACCTCTTTCAAAATATAATTTATCTTTTGTTTTATCAATCTTAAAGAGCTCTCCATCAATTGCTATTCCATCAGCGCCTGACAATTCTATATTTTTATTATGTATCACCATAAACCCATCTTTTTCATTAAAGTATTTACTTTTTTTGCCTGTAAAGAAGCTGTACATATTTCTAATAATATGTTTTGCCTTATTTTTAACAATCAACAAAAATATATGTTTGTTGTTAGTATTTTCTTGAGTTATTATTGTTTTTTTTGTAAAAATTTTTTTTAGTGTAGTTATACAGAGTAAAAAGGGTGTAAAACTGTAGATTTTGCTATTGATTTTTATGATTACCTCGTCACTATTTTTGTCAAATTTATTTTTTATGAAAATGCAATAAAAATTATATATGGTTACTATAATTATCCCAATTGGACCTGCTAATTTATACTTTCTTAATTTTTCGTTAAATAATACTGATGATTTATAAAATTGAGCTAGTCCAATAAAAAAGCCATATTCATCTATTAAGGTTTCTTCGTTTTTTATATGGACTAAAGCCCTTTTTTCAATATTTATTTGGGTTTCACCTTGATTAAATCTTTCAATAAATTTTTTTAATACATTTTTTTTACTCTTTATTGCTCCCACGTCTAATGCAATTAGATTTGT
This window harbors:
- a CDS encoding diacylglycerol kinase family protein, coding for MIKNICIVTNLKAGNKNYSKAYYENIIQDFNKKISQSIEHIVLQDIPNKYDLLDHVKKADMLVINGGDGTVQNILTLLCKNIKIDEIPLIAILPVGSTNLIALDVGAIKSKKNVLKKFIERFNQGETQINIEKRALVHIKNEETLIDEYGFFIGLAQFYKSSVLFNEKLRKYKLAGPIGIIIVTIYNFYCIFIKNKFDKNSDEVIIKINSKIYSFTPFLLCITTLKKIFTKKTIITQENTNNKHIFLLIVKNKAKHIIRNMYSFFTGKKSKYFNEKDGFMVIHNKNIELSGADGIAIDGELFKIDKTKDKLYFERGPLISFVVLN